From the genome of Pseudomonadota bacterium:
TCAATCATCGGTTTGATCATGCCGTCTTCTTTCCTCTCCATCATGCGGAACGCTTTCTCAATCTCATCGAATCCAAAGGAATGGGTGGTCATCGGAGTGGGATCGATCCGCCCGGTTTCCAGCAACCTCAGCAGGCGGGAGAGCCGCAAATGTCCGCCCGGGCAGAGACCCGTCGCGATGTCCTTCTCCGCCATTCCCACGCCCCACTCCACGCGGGGGATCTCGACGAACTCGCCGTCACCATGGTAACCAGCGTTCGAGATCATACCGCCGGGCTTGGTCACCTTGACGCACTGTTGCAACACCTTGGACGAGCCCAGCGCATCGATGGCCGCATCCACGCCTTCGCCGTTCGTGAGCTCGAAAATCCGCTCTACCACGTCAACTTTTGTGAAGTCCAACACCTCGTCGGCCCCATAGTGCCGAGCCAGCTCCTGTCGCTTGGGCACGCTTTCAATCGCGATTACGAAACCGGCACCCTGCAGGCGTGCCCCCGCCGTGCACATGAGACCCACGGGGCCCTGTGCGAAGATCGC
Proteins encoded in this window:
- a CDS encoding NAD(P)-dependent alcohol dehydrogenase; translation: MKAFVMLKTGQVGVVEKERPTCGPLDAILRPTKGLICTSDVHTVHGAIGERKNLTLGHEVVGVVEEVGSLVANFKQGDRVAVGAITPDWGSDAAQGGHSSQSGGALGGWKFANIKDGTFADYVHVNEADANLALIPDGVPDESAVYVCDMMSTGFMAAENARIPIGGTVAIFAQGPVGLMCTAGARLQGAGFVIAIESVPKRQELARHYGADEVLDFTKVDVVERIFELTNGEGVDAAIDALGSSKVLQQCVKVTKPGGMISNAGYHGDGEFVEIPRVEWGVGMAEKDIATGLCPGGHLRLSRLLRLLETGRIDPTPMTTHSFGFDEIEKAFRMMERKEDGMIKPMIEFGA